The genome window AAATAAAACCATTACATTATAAGCTccatgtttcaaaattattcttaaaattaaaatcattgaTATTCAATGGTATTTGTAATTCAACGTGCAGCAGATTTCCTATAACATTTACTTTACCTGTTGTTTTGTTCGAACGTCCAGTTTTTGATATTGTCTCACAAAAGTAAATGTTGACACATGTTTTAAACTTCGTTCTTTAGCTTTTTCAGCAATAACTTTCTCGcctttcaaaatataaaaactcaGATCATAGAGCTCCACTTCTCCATTACTTAGTAGACATGACACATACTGAACATTAGCGTAAGGTATTTTGAAGCTGTTTATCTCACATTTAAGCCTCAACTCAGACATCAGAATGTTGGTTTCGACGTTATAGAAATATATTACTCCTGACCCCGCTAATATTGCTAATAACTTATTGTATCCTGCgtcaaaattttgaggaaTGAATTGGATCTGCTTCACAGTATTTATGTGGTGAGGTAAACTTATAAGTTTAAGTAATTTCCAAACATCCAATTGAAACATTGCTAAGATTGGTAAGAATCCACTTATTACCATTATTTTGCCATTCCTAAAATAATGATTCCATAACAGAAAGAATTGAGATCTATGAGATATTGAGAATGTTCCTCAGAGTGCGCATAGACTTTGAATTAAGCATTGTATCATAATAGCATCCCACAGAATTTTCTTGTTAGGTATCGAAGAACGGTGTGTTAAGACTTAGGAGTAATAGAAAATCATCACGCATCATATCGGCGGAACATATTTGCGTTCCGTTAAGACCAAaagaataaaatgaaaataaaaaggacTTAAAAAGcgctgaaaataaattgcaactatttttaagaaatccaCCCAGATACGGAAAGGAGTGATGCAACATCAGTTCATATCTATCTTTGAGGTGAAAGCGTAATACCAACAATCGATAGGAGACTTTGATGTTAGATACTGTTGTATGtctatatacagagtgattcattaataattaatttattctgaaaatatcttgGTTagatacttgaaaatttttaaaattttacttttttaagtaACGAATTATATGttctagaaaattaaaatatacttgatttgtttcgcttttaatttctagcattatcaaatttaaacatagcGTTCGttagattttattgaaatggaACAAGAATACATAATTAGTGAAAGAACGATTGctctttcatgttttaaatcaaatttcatgctAGATATAGAGTAAAAAGTCATTAACTGTACATTATCTAAAATTGGCTATAAATAGCTTCCCCTGTTAGTAATGCTCACATTATAAAACATATCTTATTTGTcatctaaaaaaacataattctacaaattttcaagtgcctaacctagatattttcagaataatggcaaaaaaattaattaaaatattaactttcaacaccttgtatatatcCGAGACTGTAAACTTTCGGAAAAGGCATGTTATCTCCAATCATCATTATTACATGTGTAGTATTTCCAGCTTTCAGTTGTCCCATTGCTAataaatcaccctgtacaccTTAAATGTACAACAATCTCAAATGAAATTgaatcttattaaattttgttgaattataTTGTAAGCAATGTGACTTTAGGCCGGTTCTTTTAACTACTgttagaataaaaatatcttacgATTTAGCACCTTAACATAAGTACTTGCCTGGAAATAGTCAATGATTTAACAATGTAATTCCGCCAATTGGAGGGATGAAACTGTTTTAAGCTTTCAAAGCTGTCGCTTCGCCACATTTGAATTATATCATCTTTATAACATACTAATATGTGATTTGATACTGGAACAAATAAGGCCTGAAACGTTCTAATGAatcatttgataaaaaaatgctataaagaataactaatttttatgtttttacgAAGTTTTCCAGTTTGAGTCTACAAATGTCTGACTAATTTCCAAATTCTCCATAATTTCATAAGctggtttaatttttaaacgtgGCTTAAATTGATCATTTTTCATAGAGAACATACAGACACATCACATTAAATCACGTCTAAACTTAAGCTCAGCTGGTAGACCTCCGGAGAACCCGAGGGTAAGATCGCCAACGCTAAATGTTACGTCTCCGAAGtcgaatttaaattgaatcattttaaaatcgggtgttaaattaagaataataGAATTGATTATTGCTTAATGAAATTAGCAGATATaatagaatttcaaatttttttgtttatttctaaaCATTACTTAATTTAGagcaattttttagaaattagcATGCAACGAAAAATTATAACACAAAAGACCAACagagaataatatttacaatcaATTGTAAAAGGATAGACTTTGCAATTTCACCCTAATATATAAATTGGTTGAACTGTGGCAATAATACATATCAGTTGTCTTGCCTAAACAgcctttaatttctttttaataaattagaatatcaaatttgacccctttaaatttttactggTACCTGTATCTGAATTAACTTGAATTAAACTATCTAATCTTGAAAAcagatatttaaatatgtagaAACTAAGATAAGATCAACTCAAAGTTTTAATGCAAAATGATTCTTATGATAAATACTTACAAATTTTAAGGCACAATCCTTTTCTAAAGCCAATATCTGAAGTTTGCTATAATTAACCATATCCCATATAATTGCCTCATTAACTGAAGATGTTAtacaatttccattttgtgaAAAGGACACAGAGGCCACTGCTTGTTGATGTCCCAAAAGCTTTTCTATGCTATTTCCAGTAGCAATATCTATTACTTCAACAATGCCATTTTTCTTGCCAATTAACAACtcgtttttattatattctgAGACTTTTATGCATGaacataattgaaatttcttcagTCTCCAGCTTTTCATAGTGACAAAatcaagaataaaaatttgaccATCAATGTTTGATAAAGCCAAGAGAGTGCCGTTGCAGTCAAAGTCACAGTATAGGAACCTCAAGCTTTTTTTACCTTCACTTTGATGAAGattaaatactaaactaaaACATAACATCATGAGAAGGAAAATAGGAACGAGTTAAAATGCCGTACCCGCTTGAATCCgctgttttcaatttaaatattttcttctggACATCTTTATCCAGGAATTTTGTTATGTTCAGTGCTTGTGAATACATGACCAATTGATAGATAATTCAATGctttatatgatttttaattttctaccCAAACATGTACAGGAGACAttaaatttgccaaattttcctgcaaatattttgagttatttagtcagatatttagatttttgagTGACAAACAAACCGGTTTTGTTTGTAGATTTAGGTTATGTTTGTATTAAACACCGAACCGTCAAACTGTTTAACGGTTCTGGTTACGTACTATTTACGACAAAATTCCCGACGTACGTCGCAGCCTTGTATGTCGACAGCGTTGCCAAATTGTGAAAGAAGCAATAATGAGCGCGGCAATTATATACATACTACCCTGTTCGTGGATAGGGGGTTCGTTCCTTGATTGGCGCGAGTGACCACCCTCGTGAATATTGTACGTGATTGCGGGACTCGCGGGTAGTGAAACTCGTGAACACTTTAGCTAAACGTTTACTGCGCTAATTACGTTAATACAATGCATGATAAAGcattaaaacaacaaatgtACGTTTACGCCCGGAGTGTTACAAATCGGAAACAGGACGCGACAGCGACGGCAATGAGGTACCGATGTGAGAGTGATGTAAAGAGACCCAAATTCTGCGATCCGAAGTTCTTAAGTACTACCCCTAAAAGGCCACCCTCATAGGCGTACCCCTAGTGGGAAAGGGCAGTTGTCGGCTTCTTGGCTATCTATTCGCGTTAACGCGTAACGTCTCGGTGAATAGCCGATGAGAGCTTTATTGTGGATGCCAATTGAGCGGTGTGTTAATTAAACCTAAGTTCTGGGTCCGACAAAGGTCACCATCGAAACTCCTGATCTCGAGGCAGCTACATCTGGGGATAGCGGGTACAAATGGTTGGGAATTCCGATCATAAACCTCCCTGAACTGCAAGCAACGGTTGGGAAACCCCAGTTGCCGCCAAACGCCATGTCCCCCGATCACAacatacataggcgtaacACCAGGGCGGATAATACGTCGATACATACTACATTTGACTTAACATACcctttttattgttaaatgaaccatttttacaataatactGAAAAAAGGATCTGGAGTTGTAACTTAAAATCGCCGAAAAACACAACACTCCAATGCGCAACATTaaaccataaaatattaacgGCAACGTCGTAAATTAAGATGTGGTGTCACCAACTTGGGTATAATAAATCTTGAATTTAACTAATATTTActagtttaattgaaataattatttgccaTATTTGTGTTACTTATAAAGTAAGATGAAAACTTCATATGGTTTTTATTAGCTCgccaattttaacatttttagccTAAATTTGATCTTATCACGTTTGCAGTTTTGTACATTGCTTGCCGGGTACTTTGCGATGTACATCGGGAATTTTCTCGCGAATAGTATACAAACTATTCCGGTAAAACGTGaataaaatacttataaaatcCTCATTACCAATGGAGTAAATTGAGTTCCAGTATGTATAAATTTATCCAAAGCTTGctgtattattatatttctagcaatgaaaaagaaaatttagaagaCTGCTAGTAAACGTTGCTGCGGATAGTTCTTTTACGTCGGCTACGTCTTCTACGTCTATCTTTTACTACTTCTACATCATCCTAACCTGGCCTAATGAATATATTTCAGTTCCCACAATGATATTCTGGTATGAGTATGGAAATAATCTATAGGCGCGTTGCAATATTCATCGTTACCATAGTTACACCTTTTTCAATGCCCTTGTGAGTTATAATATGCAACACTGTCTTTCTATTATTGTTCCATTACTGTTGTTCAAGTTATCTCTATTACTTACCAGAGAGAGCCGTTCTCCATTTAAATTAGGTTAAGCGGTACGAAAATAACTCGCGGTTCTTGGAACAATTAAATTCTGAACGAACTCAATGTTCGAACTCACAGAGCAagggaaaatggaaaactctTTTACCATTCTCCCTAACAAAGTCAGAATTTCCTAACTGTCATATTGTTACTGTCAGTAGGTTGTTGAGGTTAtgttgaatgttttgttttaaattaagctttatttttaaacatgaGCAAAAAAGCCTCCTCAAACACTCCTTTAAAAACTACCTGTAGCTTATCGCCAATAGTCTGTAAGTATTGTCTTAAACATCCAATATatagtattttaatttcaagagTTGTCACCTGTATTATTTCGCTGCACCATTATTGAAACCAGAACCATGTAACCTCCTCACTAAAGGACATGCTGAAAGGCGATACTGGGCGGACTAGACGGTACCTAATGGAGGTATCACCCTTGTCTGTTTggttttgtaatatttttgatagGAGAGCCTTGAAATGAAAAAGAGAATAAAGTTGAAACTTTGGCCACTTCAAAAACAAGATATGCAGTTTTGCTGTTCTTCACCTGCAAAACTTACTCAGTAAATCTTTACAATTACAGGATTTTGCCTGTATGTTTTTTACTATGAGAAAGAATAGTGTGTCATTCACTATTTAACAGCACTACTTTAACATTTctgataaaataatattcaaaatgactTCCAAATACATATTTAGTATGTCACGATTCCCACCTGCACACTCCAGCTTTAGAGTCAATTTTAGTACCTGGACAGTTCTTCTAAATGTGACTGTTGCTAGCTCTAATATAGCATGTTTGACTTTATTGAATTACAGGCATTCAACcttattaatgataatttgtTGCTGGCAAAACTACATTTTCTTGGTTTTGGAGTTGAAGGATGTAGGTGATTTGGAGTATATTTGTTAAGATCTCCAACTCCTCAAATGAGATTAGGTGTAGTTGCAAAAGTTGATGTAGCCTGTGACATGAATTCTATCTCACACAAGTCATTATCCTCAAGAcccttaaattaatttgtaagaAACTAGGAGTGGGGTATGtcataaagtatttttaagttGGATTAGCCGAGAGTTTGAATCCACATCACCCCGATCTTAAGCATTTGTAATGATTTATTTGTAGTTgtaacataattttcattattattagaaataataaaggTGGCtacttttgaaatgaaagtattGTATATGCACTTAGTAAAAAATACCTAACGGTTTAGTGCATAAGAGCCCTGCTGCAGAATCACCTCAAAGGAACCTAACTGGACCACCAAGAGTATGCCGAGATATCATTGCTGATTTatacaataatatacaaaGCTGGAACTCACTTCATATAAAAGGTTGTTCAATACTCaaacaaatttcaacattaaaGGCCAATGAACCAAGACTTTATACATCAGAATTAGAGGAATACACCAATCAACTAGATATTGTGGTTTCTggtttaaaaaagaattatgcAATATTCCAACTTTTGAGCAGCCAAGTAGAAGCTTTCTCAAGATTGCCAAATATATCAGAACCTGTGTTTTTCTCACTAAAATCTGCCAAAATCTTTGAGATATTCCAGTTTATTTGTAAAGCTTATGAAAAGGAATTTAAGGTAAGTTTATAATTTATgaacaaaatgacaaaattacaaaaacatatacagtgtgtccaggTTAAGGACTTACCGCCCTTgtaaaacctttatttcttgactcattttgacgtttttttaaCTAGATATTGAAAGTGCACATTTGTTTAGTTGATATGATAACTCTTTATTTATACTTATAGTTAACTGTGTGCATTTTTATGTGATCAAATTCCAAAAAGTACTATTAGGGCTTGCTTaggataaaaacaaaacaaattctCAAATAGAATAACCTAAAACCCACCTGtaccaattttcatttttttgccataCAGTTTGAAGGATTTGGAAGGTTTTAATCTCATGGTTGATTTTTActcagaaattattttcttatttaataatattatagcATCCCTGTTGTCTTTATTAAATTCCTCCCATTTAAGGGTAAATTGGACTCTAGAGGTTGTGGTTGAGGCGAATATAATGAATGTGTGCCAATATTTTGGTACCATACCTGCTATTGTTGCTATCGTTGGTGCCGAAGTACCTTGGTTGGGTGTATTCACTGAGATCCCGGTCCGGTCTATTTCATACTGGTTGTTGGTTTTGTTGTGTTGATATAGCGGGGTCAGATTTGAACTTCCaatctttttttatctttggtctcatagataaaaaaaagctcTCTTTGGTCTCATAGTCTCTCTCCTGGGAGATTCTATCCGATTCGGAATCTTGCGAACTCTCAGGATACACCTTTCTTTTTCGAGGTACCTCATATATATTAAGGTTTTTTCTATTGTTATTGtgtaaattcttaaaattcttGTCGATTGGAAAGATCAGGTGgcaaaaagaaaggaaaaaaaccaaataaatgaCAATTCGCAATAAGCATGCCTGTATCAGGCGTTTTGGCAGTCTTatctgtatttatttatacaaataatTCTTTCAATacaattataacaaaatatatcaataaaaaaacgtaaaatagGCGTTGAAGTATCAGAAACACCTCATCGATAAATTCATCTATTGTCTATGTTTGTCTACTCATCTATGTTGTTAATGTTTGACAATAGATAGTAAATGGCTTATTTAATGACCCATATTTCTGATTCGCTGCTAACtgcgaggtttttttaatgatcgcACGTTACGACTTTCTATAAATGTTATTGCAGGTCAAACAATGTGTTCTCGAAAATATTGCCCATTCGACAAGTAAGAGTGAAGCCATGTTTCTTGCTGCCTACTGGACTCACCAATTGAATATTACTGATAGTGTGACATTCAAGATAGAATCTTTATTAGTGGAATCCAATCATCGATCAATTAAATAGGTTTTTATACAAAGATGCCTGTCTTGAATCGATTGCATTTGAAGTGGTGTATCTACGTCAGACATCTGCGACTTGTGAGTTCACACCAATGGAGCTTCGATAAGCAATAAGCAAGCAGTTTTGGtgataatacatttttaaagactCTTTTGTCCTTTTTTGTAACATCAATTCGTTATATATTTTAGCTTATTAAACATCTCGGCTTGCCATAATATGTAGACGTTTTTCTTCCTGCAAGAATAAGAAAGTAACAgttatcaaatttgacaaatacTAAGATAAATAGTACCTGCGTTTTTGCATCATTCAAACTTCATTGATTAATATCTCCAGGATTTGCGCATCAATTCGCTCAAAAAATACTTGATAAATCATTCAATCTATGTGAAGGTTGCGATTCCGTTCATGTTGATGCATTTTGTACGACTTTCAAAGTATTTCTAAATGAAGTTGCTTTACCTACAGATACTTCATCATATTCACCAATCTGTattatgtatacatatacagggtgttgcacCTAAGCAGGACcgtttttatcttttttaacattagaGATAGGGAAAAGTGGAGAATAATGaagattatattttaaaattatagcaAGACCTACGAGGTGATTGCAAAGCTTTTTAGTCACCTTTTATATTTTGctttgattttaaatacacTACTATTCTCTAAGTcctttctttaactttttaatacatttcgAATTCTAAAAGACATATAGGAGACTTTGACCTATGAAGAAACACCCTTGTAGTTCAACCATCTTAATGTAGGTGTTCTGAATTACACCATGCTGGAATTTTCATGCCCGCAGTCGTTAGGTCCTTACGTATGTCGTCATGTTACTTTTCCTAGGCAATATCGGAAATTTGacgtatttaaaaattgttcaagaATTGGATATCTCCAGTGAACTTAAGTATATTGTAGGattacaaacaaaaacagCAAATTGGCTTAATTTGCACCTCGTTTACCAAAGGGCTAACAATCGATATGAAGTCACTTGTGCATCCTTTCCTGTAATTTGTGTGTAGCCAGGAAAGGACAGGTAGCCTACCTCGAAATAAGtaacaaacaaaaaaccaaataaataaaaatacctatatttaaataaatatgaaaattacatttaatttttagttaaattaattttaataaccaataatattacaatataaaataatctCTTCTCAAGTTAgatctaaaaaaatactaataaattGCTTCCAATATTATGTTTCAATCAAGTAGTAAAAGTGAAGTTCAAGAAGCCCAACCGCTTGCTGTGGCTCAATTTGAGCGGAAGCGGCACAATAACCTTAATGAATAGTGATGAAAGCTAGAAAATTAGCCCTGCCAACTTTAATACGTGCATTTTTTGAGTCAATTGCAACTTAATATTGGATTTTGTATTAACTCAATTCTATAAACTTTCTTTTCTGAGTTTATTTAAAGCTGAATTGAACTGCTATCAGCAGAAGTTTGCTTCATCAAAGCACAAAGCAAACTAATTCATTTTAACGTCTTGGTAATTAGTTGCAGTGACTAGTGACAATTgttatttctcaatttcttgcaaaagtcatattttttatatcgaacaaataattattaattcattaataagtGTGTTCCTTACGTTTAACAGTAAAAATGTACCTATTTTCAAGTATATCCGTAAGATATAATGAACAGGTACAATTTTCTAGTGCTATTtcgcaataatttataatgaattataatttaaattgcatttgaCAATAGAACATCAATAACAGAATGAAGATTGCCTACTTAACTAATAATAgtatgaaatttgaaataattagaATAGTATGATTTTTTCCCACTATTAGCTTTAAAAAACCCCATTATTGGGTGTGTTGAATTACTGTGTTATTTTCCCGCCTTATTTGTAGAACAGGTTAATAATGACACTTGTATGgttcattatttacctagcgagttaataaaaatgattgtcATGGAAACGAATGTCAAATGAAACGTCGTCGTTGATGTTAAGATTCAAGACGTGCTGATTTTTTGTGTTACgcacttaatttattataatttagataatttttttaaaaaaaatcacacctAGTAGTAGGAAAAACCGTAAATATACCACGGTAGTAAACTGTTTATGACCTTCACGGCTTAAATCCCTGGGCGCTGCGCGTCTCGTGATTTAAACTTAACTTTCGGATTATAATGATGCATTTCACCTTTGATGTATAATATACTactaataaatcatttttacagGAAAACGCAAACACCATCTCTTTTATTCATCCAGACACTTCTAAATCTCCAGAGgaatttcatgttttaaatgtGTATGTTGCAAAGTtgcaagttttcaaattttcaagttcctttgaaattaaagacattttactattttatcgTACTACTACCTACGTTAAATGCAAATATGCACTGCATATCGCTTATTTTCTAGAAGTaggtatataatttttttttctttggacTAGGTAACATAAATTAAACGGTAATGATTCCCAGGTACGTCACTTCGATAGCCCTGATTCACTGATATGAATCACTCTCGTAGTTTGCTTCCAGAGGTATGTTACGGATGCATAATATTCAGAGGTGGGTCTAGAATATTTGGCTTGTTAGTAGCTGGAAGAGttattcataaaaactttcaaattgtcCCTAGGCATGCTTTTTTGTCGTCTTTgtatttattacttataatCTGCGCTGGCATATAATATTaccattgaaaataaatgagcAAACATCGACGAAAATGCAACATCAAAATATAAGATAAAGGTGTTAACAAAGATCTGATAATTCAGGTATCAGCGCAGTAAATTTATAGTcacattaaatgaaaattacaaatttgaatcaaaCATAGTTTTTCATGgggcaaaaaaatatttaacttacTGGAggaggaaaatgaaaaaatcatttgcgctgcaatatttatatttcgAAAGCCGATTAAGCACAATAATgacttaaaaatttgtaatatttctccattatatacataacaattaatttatcgaaaacatgtctgacaaaaaaatctctCGTACGTATCATTTGCTCCTATCAATCAGAACCAAACCATTTAGCTTTTCAGCACTTGTACATTTAACATTGGCATTTATTAcgtcttttaaaattttttcccaaTTCCATAAccataaaactttattgaaaGTCTCACGTTAATCAAcaaatatcattaataatttgtggaATGAAGTGGCGGCGTTTAATGTATATGGTCGTTTGCTCTATCAGTTAAAAGTCAATCTCTGTTATCAAAATCTCTAATTTTTTCTGTCAATCGTAACACTATAGAAATTAAGCATATTCACAGTGTTATATTTAACAGTAAAGTTTGTATTACGTACTTACAAGTAAACTTTTGTTATCTCATAGTAATACtacaaacaaataatttcCTCGTTTATCACATTCTCCCAATTTAGTCacataatgtttttaaataaaaatccattattgTGATAAATTCACATATGCATACAATAGTTATTAGTTAAATAAACGTTTTTGTTAGTACTTTGGGTGCTATTTTAAGTTTAGAAATCTAAGTTTAAAATAGTActttaaagaagaaacttcAGTCATTTTAACTGGGTTAAAACGTATACTATTgaacaatattaaattgataGTTTTGCGGCTTATAAATCAAGTAATGCCAATGAAATGTTATTAATCTTTCGTGGCATTTCGAAGAAAACTTCATTGACACCGAGTAagtatagaaaaataaatttaaattaaaatctcatAAACCAGACCTAAGTCTATCGAATTATTGCCACATTTACATTAAGAGCGTAGACAATCTATTACACTACTAAAGTAACGGATatcaaatatctttaaaaatgccaaatttcGAGGGTTTCGTTTTAACAACAATAAAGTAATTTCTCACAACAGATATTTGATATACGATCTACAACTAATTTATTCAAAGGAATCACACTAGTACATTGGAATACGAGATTACATCTTATTACATAACATCAACAGTACACCACTCGAAACTGTTAGGGATGCGACTGCTCAAAAGCTTatttatgtacaaaaaaagGTTTGCAGTTGTACGTAGTTTACAGTGAGAGACAGCTTCCTAAACATGTCCGAGTGGCATAATAACAGG of Euwallacea similis isolate ESF13 chromosome 15, ESF131.1, whole genome shotgun sequence contains these proteins:
- the LOC136413822 gene encoding cyclin-dependent kinase 2-interacting protein; its protein translation is MSKKASSNTPLKTTCSLSPIVLHKSPAAESPQRNLTGPPRVCRDIIADLYNNIQSWNSLHIKGCSILKQISTLKANEPRLYTSELEEYTNQLDIVVSGLKKNYAIFQLLSSQVEAFSRLPNISEPVFFSLKSAKIFEIFQFICKAYEKEFKVKQCVLENIAHSTSKSEAMFLAAYWTHQLNITDSVTFKIESLLVESNHRSIK